GCCGAGTAGCGCCCCGACCCGCCAGTGCAGAGAGCCGCCGGTGCTGAGAGGCGGTCTGGCGCCGGTGCGCGAAGACCCTCCCGAGCTGCGGGAAGAACGGTTGCGGGTCACCCCGTGCCCAGTAGAGCCCGCCCGGCTGGCCCCGGTCATCAGGCGACGAACGAGGCCCCCGCTCCGGCGGGGGCGAAGGTGTGGTGGCACCGCGAGGTTCCCGCTCGCCCACACCTCCCTGGGGCTGATGCGACGCTTTCGCCACCCCGGGGCGGCGACGGCGTGGCGATCGACCGAGGAGCAGCCCGCCATGCAACGAACCCTGTCCCACCAACTGCCCGCCCAGGTCGGCGCGACCGTGCGGATCGCCGGCTGGGTGCACCGCCGCCGAATGCTCAAGTCGGTGGCCTTCCTGATCGTGCGCGACGCCACCGGCCTGGCCCAGGTCGTCGTCACCGATCCGGCCGTCCGCGCCGAGCTGGACAAGCTCACCGAGGAGACGGTCGTCGAGGTGATTGCGACGGCCACCGCGAACGAGACGGCGCCCACCGGGGTCGAGCTGACCGACCCGACGGTACGTCCGCTCGGCCCGCCCGCAGTGCCGCCGCCGTTCGACCTGTACCGGCCGGCGCTCACCGCGAGCCTGCCCACCCAGCTCGACAACGCGCCGACCGCGCTGCGTCACCCGACCCGATCCGCAGCGCTGCGGATCTCGGCGGCGGCGGTGGCCGGGTTCCGTGCCGCGCTCGACGCCCGGGACTTCGTGGAGGTCCACACGCCGAAGGTGGTCAGCTCCTCCACGGAGAGCGGGGCGAACGTGTTCGCGCTGGACTGGTTCGGCCGGCCCGCGTACCTGGCCCAGTCACCGCAGTTCTACAAGCAGCTGATGGTCGGCGTCTTCGAACGGGTCTACGAGGTGGGGCCGGTCTTCCGGGCCGAACCGCACGACACCGTCCGGCACCTCGCGCAGTACACCTCGCTCGACGTGGAGCTGGGCTTCGTCGCCGACCACCGCGACGTGATGATCGTCCTGCGGGACACCCTGGCCGGGATGCTGGGCACCGTCAACGAGCGGGCCGCCGGCGCCCTGGCGACGCTCGGCGTCGAGGTGCCGGCCGTGCCGGCGCAGATCCCCGCGGTGCACTTCACCGAGGCGTTGAGGATCGCCGGCGCGCCCGCCGACGAGCCGGACCTCGCGCCCGCCCATGAACGGGCGCTGGGGGAGTGGGCCCGCCGCGAGCACCTGTCGGACTTCCTCTTCGTCACCGGCTATCCGATGGCGAAGCGCCCGTTCTACACCCACCCGGACCCGGCCCGGCCGGACTACTCCAACGGCTTCGACCTGCTCTTCCGGGGGCTTGAGCTGGTCACCGGCGGGCAGCGCCTGCACCGGCACGCCGACTACCTGGCGGCGCTGGCGGCCCGGGGGGAGCCGGTCGAGCCGTACGCCGGCTACCTCGACGCCTTCCGGCACGGCATGCCACCGCACGGCGGCTTCGCCATCGGCCTGGAGCGCTTCGTTGCCCGCCTGGTCGGCGCGGCGAACATCCGGGAGGTCACCGCGTTCCCCCGCGACCTACACCGCCTAACCCCCTGACCAACGGCCAAGCCCTCCGCCCGCCCGCCCGCCCGCCCGGGCGGGCGGGCGGGCGACTCGTCGATCTAGGGGAAATCGCGGCGTCTGTAGATCAATCAGCGACGATAGTCCCTAGATCGACGAGGTTGGGCGGTCAGGCCTCGATCAGGGTGGAGAGGCGGCGCTCGACGACTGGGAGCACGTCGGCGACGGTGATCGGGCGGGCCAGCTCGGCGGTGAGCGAGGTGACGCCGGCGTCCCGGATGCCGCACGGCACAATCCGGTCGAAGTGCGTCAGGTCGCAGTCGCAGTTGATCGAGAAGCCGTGCAGGGTGACGCCCCGGGCGACCCGGATGCCGATGGCGGCCACCTTGCGGGCCGGCCCCCGGTCGTCCTCGGGCACCCAGACCCCGCTGCGCCCCTCGACCCGGCCGGCGGTCAGCCCGAACTCGGCGCACACGTCGATCAGCAGTTCCTCGGTGCGGCGCACGTAGGCGACCACATCCACCGGGTCGGGGAGCCGGAGGATCGGGTAGCCGACGAGCTGCCCCGGCCCGTGCCAGGTGATCTTGCCGCCGCGGTCCACGTCGACGACCGGGGTGCCGTCCACCGGCCGGTCCCACGGCTCGGTGCGCTTGCCCGCGGTGTAGACGCTCGGGTGCTCCAGCAGCAGCACGGTGTCGCCGCGCTCGCCGGCCACCACCGACTCGTGCAGGCGCCGCTGCTCGTCCCAGGCGGCCTGGTACTCGAGCAGGCCGGCACGGACGGCCGTCAGGCCGGAGGTCGTCGTCGTCACGCCTCTCAGCCTAGTCCCGTGACCGGCAATGATCGCTGGTGAGCCGCCTCACCAGGGTGTCGACGGGTCCCGGCGGCGGGCCGCCGGTCAGGACGGCGGGATGCGCCAGACCCAGACGTCGTCGACCCGTTGCGGTTCCCCGAACAGGGCGGTGGCGGTGCGTCGGACCGCCTCCTCGTCGACGTCGAACTTCGCGCCGTGTACCCGGTCGGGAAGCACTACCACCTCGATCCGCCAGTGCTGCAGGTCGGCGCGGACATCCCGCAGGGTGCCGTCGGTGACGATCGGCACCAGCCCGGTCCGGCCGGCCTGGTCCATCAGGGCGCTCAGGGTGCGGGGCACCGGCCCGATCCGACCGCGACCGTCGGGGCCACCGGGGCCGAGGAAGAAGCCGCCCGGAATGGCGAACTCACCCTGTCGGTGGGACAGCGCGTACGCCTGCCAGCGCTGCCCGTCCGGGTAGATGTCCACGGTCAGCGGCACCGGCGTGAGCACTCCGCCGGGCGAGACGTACTCCCGCCAGGTGCCGGCCGTGATGAACCGCGGGACGGGCTCCCGCTCGTGGGTCAGCAGCGGGGTGGGCAGCAGCGGCAGCAGGGCCACCGTGAACCCGATCACCCAGGCCAGCTCCGTGGGGCGGTACCGGGGCGGATCGTGCCGCAGTTGGTCGATCGCGTACGCCAACAGCACCCCGATCACCGGCGCGACCACCAAGGCCAGCCGGGCGGGCAACGCGGCGTTCACCACCGGCAGATGCCCGAGCAGGTCGAACGGCATCGGCAGGTCGGTGCGCCGCCCATCGACCTTCGCCACAGGTCCGAAGGAGAGCACGGCGAAGATCAGCGCGGTGACGCCCAGCGCCCAGAGGGTGCCCCGGCGGGCGGCATCGGCGCGTCGCCAGAGCGCGACGAAGCAGATCACGGTGAGCACCAGCAGGGGGATGCCGAAGAACGAGTTCTCCTCGGTCGGGTTCGGCGCCAGCGCGGTGCCCAGCCCGGCCTCACCGGCCAGCGAGCGGCGCGGGAACGCGGCGAACGCGGCGATGTCCTCGGAGTGGATCAACGGGTCGAAGCCGGTGCCGTGGAACCGCTGCGGCCCGGCGAAGTGCAGCCACAGCGGGTACGACAGCAGCACGCCCGCCACCACCGCGGTCACCCCGAGCCCGCGCAGGAAGGTGGGCAGCGCGGCCCGGCCCTCGGCGCGGTGGGCCGGGTGCAGCGCCCAGACGGCGACGAACACGCCGAGCGCGAGCGCGGCGAAGAACAGGCCCTCGGCGGCGATCGAGAAGGCCAGCGCGACCAGGACGCCGAGGATCACCCCGTCCCGGAGCCAGTGCCCGGGCCGGCGCAGCGCGAACAGCCGCCAGACCAGCAGTGGCACCAGCCAGCCGGCGCTCCAGTTCAAATGGGCGTTGGCGTGCGAGACCATGCCGGGGGAGTAGGCGATGAACAGTCCGCCGACCCCGGCGGCCAGTCGGCTGCGGACCAGGTGTCGGGAGAGCAGCCAGTACCAGGCCAGCGCGGTGGCGAGCAGGTTGAGGGTGAGGATCACCAGGAAGGTCGCCGGCGGTCCGACCAGGTACGTGAGCGGGGCGAAGACGACTGCGTACACCGTGATCGAGGTGTTGACCGCGAGGTTGACCCCGTCCGGGACGTTGATCAGGTACGTGAAGAACGGGTTCTCCCCGTGCGTCACCGCGTGCCCGCCGAAGGCGAGCAGCCACTCGAAGAGCGCCTGGTCGCTGGAGTTGACGGTGATGGTGCGTACGTTCGGGTCCCGCCACAGCCCACTGGTCACCCAGACGGCGAGCGCGAGCGCCACCAGCACGACGATCAGGTCGGCCCGGCGGTCCCGGGCGGCGCGAGGTGCGGGCCCGGTGGCCAGCGACGGGGAGGACGGCACGCAGCGGACGTTACCAACCGGACCTGGACGGGCCGGTCATACATGCAAGGAGGGGACCCTTGTTATCGCCTGAGGTAGAGGAGGGGGCCCTTCCTAACGGCTGGGCGTCGGGGGTACACAGTGGCCGCCGTGAATGTGTGACTGTGGCCCATGTCATAGCGGCGACACACCGACGTAACGTTCCGGCAATTCGACCGTGACCCAGTTCACAGTCCGCCCCGTCAGGAGGCCGCCGTGCGCCGCTCCTCGTCCACCCTCACCCGGCTGATCGGTGCGGTCGCCGGGCTCGTCCTCGCCGTCGCCGGTGCGGTCGCCCTCGCCACGCCCGCCCAGGCCGCCAGTCTGACCCAGGTCACCGGCTTCGGGTCCAACCCCGGCAACCTCGCCATGTACGCCTACCGTCCGGACAACCTCCCGGCGAACTCCCCGGCAGTGGTGCTGCTGCACGGGTGCACCCAGAGCGCCTCCGGCTACTTC
Above is a window of Micromonospora coriariae DNA encoding:
- the aspS gene encoding aspartate--tRNA(Asn) ligase, with protein sequence MQRTLSHQLPAQVGATVRIAGWVHRRRMLKSVAFLIVRDATGLAQVVVTDPAVRAELDKLTEETVVEVIATATANETAPTGVELTDPTVRPLGPPAVPPPFDLYRPALTASLPTQLDNAPTALRHPTRSAALRISAAAVAGFRAALDARDFVEVHTPKVVSSSTESGANVFALDWFGRPAYLAQSPQFYKQLMVGVFERVYEVGPVFRAEPHDTVRHLAQYTSLDVELGFVADHRDVMIVLRDTLAGMLGTVNERAAGALATLGVEVPAVPAQIPAVHFTEALRIAGAPADEPDLAPAHERALGEWARREHLSDFLFVTGYPMAKRPFYTHPDPARPDYSNGFDLLFRGLELVTGGQRLHRHADYLAALAARGEPVEPYAGYLDAFRHGMPPHGGFAIGLERFVARLVGAANIREVTAFPRDLHRLTP
- the lipB gene encoding lipoyl(octanoyl) transferase LipB — protein: MTTTTSGLTAVRAGLLEYQAAWDEQRRLHESVVAGERGDTVLLLEHPSVYTAGKRTEPWDRPVDGTPVVDVDRGGKITWHGPGQLVGYPILRLPDPVDVVAYVRRTEELLIDVCAEFGLTAGRVEGRSGVWVPEDDRGPARKVAAIGIRVARGVTLHGFSINCDCDLTHFDRIVPCGIRDAGVTSLTAELARPITVADVLPVVERRLSTLIEA
- a CDS encoding DUF2079 domain-containing protein, whose product is MPSSPSLATGPAPRAARDRRADLIVVLVALALAVWVTSGLWRDPNVRTITVNSSDQALFEWLLAFGGHAVTHGENPFFTYLINVPDGVNLAVNTSITVYAVVFAPLTYLVGPPATFLVILTLNLLATALAWYWLLSRHLVRSRLAAGVGGLFIAYSPGMVSHANAHLNWSAGWLVPLLVWRLFALRRPGHWLRDGVILGVLVALAFSIAAEGLFFAALALGVFVAVWALHPAHRAEGRAALPTFLRGLGVTAVVAGVLLSYPLWLHFAGPQRFHGTGFDPLIHSEDIAAFAAFPRRSLAGEAGLGTALAPNPTEENSFFGIPLLVLTVICFVALWRRADAARRGTLWALGVTALIFAVLSFGPVAKVDGRRTDLPMPFDLLGHLPVVNAALPARLALVVAPVIGVLLAYAIDQLRHDPPRYRPTELAWVIGFTVALLPLLPTPLLTHEREPVPRFITAGTWREYVSPGGVLTPVPLTVDIYPDGQRWQAYALSHRQGEFAIPGGFFLGPGGPDGRGRIGPVPRTLSALMDQAGRTGLVPIVTDGTLRDVRADLQHWRIEVVVLPDRVHGAKFDVDEEAVRRTATALFGEPQRVDDVWVWRIPPS